The following coding sequences lie in one Megalodesulfovibrio gigas DSM 1382 = ATCC 19364 genomic window:
- a CDS encoding B12-binding domain-containing radical SAM protein, producing the protein MNILLVVAPRMPALTMQSTLWLPVSLLYLAAVLREAGHAPTILDLAAVRVPEGVQPEEHYRTLLLDKIRELDPGYIGISCRATMDFPQIRQLARVIHEEVPNTPICLGGAHPTWHCREILEHCPEIDCIVLGEGEPQVVALAEAIAAGDRRAYANIESFAYVDKESGSIMVNPRKSYIQDLDTWPFPAYDLVDFSNYHSNFSTWHNPKGHQINMRAPILTSRSCPFNCSFCMGHSMSGRGFRPRSPAEVVRELEFLVREFGQNFFCFYDENCLLHKDRFIAICDGIYKTGFDIQLSAPVGFYLNAVDEDIVKAFVRAGGCAVGVPIETGSSYLRNKIIEKKISDDTIKHVVKLYKKYDLFTYGAFIMGFEEDTPATLDETIAMIHELQLDVNDVFNLVPYPGTRIHAQAKRNGTLLIDDSQAWKGEVILGSRGGAQQFFIQPPGLSMEELRQYRAKFDQLRLYSDRARNLNRQGQKQSR; encoded by the coding sequence ATGAACATTCTTCTCGTTGTCGCACCCAGAATGCCAGCATTGACGATGCAATCGACTCTCTGGTTGCCTGTCTCGTTGCTCTACCTTGCCGCCGTGCTCCGTGAAGCAGGCCACGCTCCAACTATTCTCGATCTTGCCGCGGTCCGTGTTCCCGAGGGCGTACAGCCGGAAGAGCACTATCGCACTTTGCTGCTGGACAAAATCCGCGAGCTTGATCCGGGGTATATAGGTATTAGCTGCCGTGCCACCATGGATTTTCCACAAATCAGACAACTTGCTCGTGTCATACACGAGGAAGTGCCGAACACCCCTATTTGCCTTGGCGGAGCACACCCAACGTGGCATTGCCGCGAAATACTTGAGCACTGCCCGGAAATTGATTGCATCGTGCTCGGCGAAGGAGAACCACAGGTCGTGGCGCTGGCAGAGGCCATCGCCGCCGGTGACCGACGCGCGTACGCGAATATTGAATCATTTGCGTATGTTGATAAAGAAAGCGGCAGTATTATGGTAAATCCCAGGAAATCATACATTCAAGACCTCGACACCTGGCCTTTCCCGGCCTATGATCTTGTTGATTTTTCTAATTATCACAGTAATTTTTCGACATGGCACAACCCCAAGGGGCACCAGATCAACATGCGGGCCCCAATACTTACTTCCAGGAGCTGTCCCTTCAACTGCAGCTTTTGCATGGGGCATTCAATGTCCGGAAGAGGGTTTCGCCCGCGATCGCCTGCCGAAGTCGTCCGCGAGCTTGAATTCCTGGTGCGAGAGTTTGGGCAAAACTTCTTTTGCTTTTACGACGAGAATTGTCTTCTGCACAAGGATCGCTTCATCGCTATTTGCGATGGAATTTACAAAACAGGCTTCGACATCCAGCTCTCCGCCCCGGTTGGCTTTTATCTCAATGCCGTCGATGAAGACATTGTCAAGGCGTTCGTGCGGGCTGGAGGCTGCGCCGTGGGCGTGCCAATTGAAACTGGAAGCAGCTACCTACGAAACAAGATTATAGAAAAGAAAATAAGTGACGACACCATCAAGCATGTTGTTAAATTGTACAAAAAATACGATTTATTCACGTATGGGGCGTTCATCATGGGTTTTGAAGAGGATACGCCTGCCACACTGGACGAGACCATAGCCATGATCCACGAATTGCAGCTCGATGTGAACGACGTCTTCAATCTAGTGCCGTATCCTGGAACACGGATCCACGCTCAGGCCAAAAGGAACGGCACATTGCTCATCGATGACAGCCAAGCATGGAAAGGTGAGGTGATACTTGGATCGCGTGGAGGGGCGCAGCAGTTTTTCATTCAGCCTCCGGGGCTGAGCATGGAGGAGCTGAGGCAGTACCGGGCAAAATTCGACCAGCTTAGACTGTATAGCGACCGCGCGCGCAACTTGAACAGGCAGGGACAGAAGCAGTCCCGGTAG